From the Brassica napus cultivar Da-Ae chromosome A8, Da-Ae, whole genome shotgun sequence genome, one window contains:
- the LOC106362389 gene encoding XIAP-associated factor 1 isoform X1 gives MTTETGEISIICNHCDRDIPAPNIDLHRVHCARNLEKCKICGDMVPKKHAEEHFANTHAPVPCSMCKETIAREAFDNHKGEICPKRIVTCEFCEFPLPAVDLAEHQEVCGNRTELCYQCNSYVRLRETYSHQTKCPGSVLSNVESSRRIPRAAEGDGNGRRRRDGNGVSNKRLFFTIAITGIAILIGSLFFQRKPEGS, from the exons TGACAGAGACATTCCAGCACCAAACATCGATCTGCATCGTGTACATTGTGCTCGTAATCTAGAAAAATGTAAGATTTGTGGTGATATGGTTCCCAAAAAACATGCTGAGGAACACTTCGCCAACACACATGCCCCG GTACCGTGCTCCATGTGCAAAGAGACCATAGCTCGTGAGGCTTTTGATAATCACAAAGGAGAGATTTGCCCCAAGAGGATTGTAACGTGTGAGTTCTGTGAGTTTCCATTGCCTGCTGTTGATCTTGCTGAGCATCAG gaagtatgtgGCAACCGCACGGAGCTCTGTTATCAATGCAACAGCTACGTTAGGTTGCGAGAAACATATAGCCATCAAACCAAGTGCCCTGGTTCTGTGCTCAGCAATGTTGAATCCTCCAG AAGGATCCCAAGAGCAGCAGAAGGAGATGGGAACGGCAGGAGGAGGAGAGATGGGAACGGTGTTTCTAACAAAAGGCTTTTCTTCACTATAGCTATAACTGGAATAGCTATCTTGATAGGATCTCTGTTCTTCCAGAGGAAGCCTGAGGGGAGCTAG
- the LOC106362389 gene encoding XIAP-associated factor 1 isoform X2: protein MTTETGEISIICNHCDRDIPAPNIDLHRVHCARNLEKCKICGDMVPKKHAEEHFANTHAPVPCSMCKETIAREAFDNHKGEICPKRIVTCEFCEFPLPAVDLAEHQEVCGNRTELCYQCNSYVRLRETYSHQTKCPGSVLSNVESSRIPRAAEGDGNGRRRRDGNGVSNKRLFFTIAITGIAILIGSLFFQRKPEGS, encoded by the exons TGACAGAGACATTCCAGCACCAAACATCGATCTGCATCGTGTACATTGTGCTCGTAATCTAGAAAAATGTAAGATTTGTGGTGATATGGTTCCCAAAAAACATGCTGAGGAACACTTCGCCAACACACATGCCCCG GTACCGTGCTCCATGTGCAAAGAGACCATAGCTCGTGAGGCTTTTGATAATCACAAAGGAGAGATTTGCCCCAAGAGGATTGTAACGTGTGAGTTCTGTGAGTTTCCATTGCCTGCTGTTGATCTTGCTGAGCATCAG gaagtatgtgGCAACCGCACGGAGCTCTGTTATCAATGCAACAGCTACGTTAGGTTGCGAGAAACATATAGCCATCAAACCAAGTGCCCTGGTTCTGTGCTCAGCAATGTTGAATCCTCCAG GATCCCAAGAGCAGCAGAAGGAGATGGGAACGGCAGGAGGAGGAGAGATGGGAACGGTGTTTCTAACAAAAGGCTTTTCTTCACTATAGCTATAACTGGAATAGCTATCTTGATAGGATCTCTGTTCTTCCAGAGGAAGCCTGAGGGGAGCTAG